A region from the Schistocerca serialis cubense isolate TAMUIC-IGC-003099 chromosome 1, iqSchSeri2.2, whole genome shotgun sequence genome encodes:
- the LOC126455749 gene encoding uncharacterized protein LOC126455749 has translation MRTVLVLLAAAAAVQGFGIHRGLDASLAQAQAQAQAAGLGLGSGLLGGGAGLSAAQAQAQAQAAGLGGGYHGIWKRHALYGLGLTDSLAQAQAQAQAAGLGGGYYGGGGAALSQAQAQAQAAGLGSGYHGIWKRHALYGLGLTDSLAQAQAQAQAAGLGGGYYGGGGAALSQAQAQAQAAAVGLDY, from the exons ATGAGAACCGTCCTAGTCCTCCTGGCTGCCGCCGCCGCTGTGCAAG GATTCGGCATCCACCGAGGATTGGATGCGAGCCTAGCTCAAGCTCAAGCACAGGCGCAAGCAGCAGGGTTGGGGCTCGGCAGTGGACTTCTGGGTGGAGGAGCAGGGCTGAGTGCTGCTCAGGCACAGGCGCAGGCACAGGCTGCCGGGCTGGGCGGCGGCTACCACGGCATCTGGAAGCGCCACGCCCTCTACGGCTTGGGTCTGACTGACTCCCTTGCCCAGGCTCAGGCCCAGGCACAGGCAGCTGGGCTCGGGGGAGGTTACTATGGTGGGGGTGGTGCAGCCCTCAGCCAGGCCCAAGCACAGGCCCAGGCTGCTGGGTTGGGCAGTGGCTACCACGGCATCTGGAAGCGGCACGCCCTCTACGGCTTGGGTCTGACTGACTCCCTCGCCCAGGCTCAGGCCCAGGCACAGGCTGCCGGGCTTGGGGGTGGGTACTACGGTGGTGGCGGCGCAGCCCTGAGCCAGGCACAAGCGCAGGCGCAGGCTGCTGCAGTTGGGCTCGACTACTAA